A single region of the Bacteroides luhongzhouii genome encodes:
- a CDS encoding beta-galactosidase produces the protein MKKSLLVLALLFSLVSFAQSPVDKSFPPEELFALGSYYYPEQWNPSQWERDLKKMSEMGIKFTHFAEFAWAMMEPEEGKYDFEWLDRAVSLAEKYGLKVIMCTPTPTPPVWLSKKYPDILIQRDNGVTIQHGRRQHASWSSDRYRRYVENIVSRLAMHYGNHPAVIGWQIDNEPGHYGVVDYSENAQVKFRVWLQKKYGTIDKLNDTWGTSFWSETYQNFNQIRLPSQQEVPDKPNPHAMLDLNRFMADELAGFVNMQADILRRHISRDQWITTNLIPVFNPVDPVRIDHTDFLTYTRYLVTGHNQGIGSQGFRMGIPEDLGFSNDQFRNRVGKTFGVMELQPGQVNWGVYNPQPLPGAVRMWVYHVFAGGGKFVCNYRFRQPLKGSEQYHYGMIMTDGVTLSPGGEEYVRIVQEMKKLHAAYDKKSRMSKQLASRRIGLLFDMNNYWEMEFQRQTNQWWTMSHIHKYYNLLKSFAAPVDVISEKEDFSGYPFLIAPAYQLLDNNLVERWTEYVKEGGHLILTCRTGQKDRNAKLWEAPLAAPIHQLAGITSLYYDHLPHNLYGKVDFGGMEYAWNNWADVLTPAAGTDVWAVYADQFYKGAASVIHRRLGKGTVTYIGTDTDDGKLEKEVVRRVYAEAGVPTEDLPYGVVKEWRDGFYIALNYTSDIQEIAIPAKAEILIGSARLEPAGVVVWKEKSDNRHK, from the coding sequence ATGAAGAAATCCTTATTAGTCTTAGCTCTATTGTTTTCATTGGTATCTTTTGCTCAATCTCCAGTCGATAAATCTTTTCCTCCGGAAGAGTTGTTTGCTTTGGGGTCTTACTATTACCCCGAGCAATGGAATCCTTCTCAATGGGAACGTGATTTGAAGAAAATGTCGGAGATGGGGATCAAGTTTACCCATTTTGCAGAATTTGCCTGGGCTATGATGGAGCCGGAAGAAGGAAAGTATGATTTTGAGTGGCTGGATCGTGCCGTTTCCCTGGCGGAGAAATATGGTCTGAAAGTAATTATGTGTACGCCTACTCCCACACCTCCCGTCTGGCTGTCAAAAAAGTACCCCGACATATTGATCCAGCGGGATAATGGAGTGACTATTCAACACGGACGGCGTCAGCATGCTTCCTGGAGTAGCGACCGATACCGTCGTTATGTAGAAAACATCGTTTCCCGCCTGGCAATGCACTATGGCAATCATCCCGCTGTTATCGGCTGGCAGATTGACAACGAGCCGGGACATTACGGAGTAGTGGATTACAGTGAAAATGCGCAGGTGAAATTTCGCGTTTGGCTGCAAAAAAAATATGGAACCATCGACAAGCTGAATGATACTTGGGGGACCTCTTTTTGGAGTGAAACCTATCAGAACTTCAACCAGATTCGCCTTCCCAGTCAACAAGAAGTACCCGATAAGCCCAATCCTCATGCCATGCTCGATCTGAACCGTTTCATGGCGGATGAACTGGCGGGCTTTGTTAATATGCAGGCAGACATACTCCGGCGGCATATCAGCAGAGATCAATGGATCACTACCAACCTAATTCCTGTTTTCAATCCGGTTGATCCGGTACGGATCGATCATACGGACTTCTTGACCTACACCCGCTATCTGGTGACCGGACATAATCAGGGAATAGGCAGCCAAGGCTTTCGGATGGGGATTCCCGAAGATCTCGGGTTTTCAAATGACCAGTTTCGTAACCGTGTCGGCAAAACATTCGGAGTGATGGAACTACAACCCGGGCAGGTGAACTGGGGAGTGTACAATCCCCAGCCTTTACCCGGTGCCGTGCGTATGTGGGTGTATCATGTTTTTGCAGGTGGCGGGAAGTTTGTGTGCAATTACCGTTTCCGTCAACCTCTGAAAGGCAGTGAGCAATACCATTACGGCATGATAATGACCGACGGGGTAACTCTTTCTCCGGGCGGTGAAGAATATGTACGTATTGTGCAGGAGATGAAAAAGCTTCATGCCGCCTACGATAAGAAAAGCCGTATGTCCAAACAGCTGGCTTCCCGGCGCATTGGACTGCTTTTCGATATGAACAACTATTGGGAAATGGAGTTCCAGCGTCAGACAAACCAGTGGTGGACGATGTCACACATACATAAGTATTACAACCTGTTGAAGTCCTTTGCCGCTCCTGTTGATGTGATCTCGGAGAAGGAGGATTTTTCGGGTTATCCTTTCCTGATTGCGCCGGCTTATCAGTTGCTTGACAACAATTTGGTAGAGCGCTGGACTGAATACGTGAAGGAGGGAGGACATCTGATTCTGACCTGCCGTACCGGGCAGAAAGACCGTAACGCCAAACTGTGGGAGGCTCCTTTGGCTGCTCCCATCCACCAACTGGCCGGAATAACCAGCCTGTACTATGACCATCTGCCTCACAATCTGTATGGAAAGGTAGATTTCGGAGGCATGGAATACGCTTGGAACAATTGGGCGGACGTACTAACCCCGGCTGCCGGAACAGATGTTTGGGCTGTGTATGCGGACCAGTTTTATAAGGGAGCTGCTTCCGTGATACACCGTAGGCTGGGTAAAGGAACGGTCACTTATATCGGAACGGATACCGATGACGGCAAATTGGAGAAAGAAGTAGTACGCCGTGTATATGCGGAAGCCGGTGTACCGACTGAAGATTTACCGTATGGAGTGGTGAAGGAATGGCGAGATGGTTTCTATATCGCTTTGAATTATACATCGGACATTCAAGAAATTGCCATTCCTGCCAAGGCGGAGATCTTGATCGGCAGTGCACGCCTCGAACCTGCAGGAGTAGTGGTGTGGAAGGAAAAGTCAGACAACAGGCATAAATAA
- a CDS encoding glycoside hydrolase family 43 protein, with translation MSYYIIGLLLFLMSWACSDEAETCREEIPVETDGGYLFAHMTNANYGKLYYAASRDGVNWETLNKGRIINSAYIGHPDICQGHDGAFYMIAVNPLALWRSEDLVTWTSTPLDEMIFNRSNAQGFYTTYYWGAPKMFYDKDSGQYIISWHACNDPDKDDWDSMRTLYVLTKDFETYTEPQKLFNFTGTDENMSIIDAIIRKVNGVYYAILKDERDPAVAPETGKTVRIATSSSLTGPYTNPGAPVTPNDMMREAPIFIERPNHSGWFIYAESYAAKPYGYHLFQSTSMDGPWKERTFSGPNVKDGTDRPGARHGCIVKVNEAVYQALLKAYKK, from the coding sequence ATGAGTTACTATATAATTGGTCTATTATTGTTTTTAATGAGTTGGGCATGCTCGGATGAGGCAGAAACATGCAGAGAAGAAATTCCAGTGGAAACAGATGGCGGATATTTATTTGCCCACATGACGAATGCTAATTATGGAAAATTGTATTATGCTGCTTCCCGGGATGGTGTAAATTGGGAGACGCTGAATAAAGGTCGGATAATCAATAGTGCTTACATTGGGCATCCTGATATTTGTCAGGGACATGATGGGGCTTTTTATATGATAGCAGTCAATCCGTTGGCTTTGTGGCGGTCAGAAGATTTGGTGACATGGACGTCTACCCCGTTGGATGAAATGATTTTTAATCGTAGTAATGCGCAGGGATTTTATACTACCTATTATTGGGGAGCACCCAAGATGTTTTATGACAAGGACAGCGGACAATACATTATAAGTTGGCATGCCTGCAACGATCCGGATAAGGATGACTGGGACAGTATGCGTACTCTCTATGTGCTGACAAAAGATTTTGAGACGTATACAGAACCACAGAAACTGTTCAACTTCACTGGTACAGATGAGAACATGTCTATTATTGATGCCATTATCCGGAAGGTAAACGGTGTTTATTATGCAATCTTGAAAGATGAACGCGATCCGGCTGTTGCTCCGGAAACCGGGAAAACAGTCCGTATTGCTACCTCTTCCAGCCTGACCGGTCCTTACACCAATCCGGGAGCACCTGTCACTCCGAATGATATGATGCGTGAAGCACCTATTTTTATCGAACGCCCCAATCATAGCGGTTGGTTTATTTATGCGGAGTCTTATGCCGCCAAACCTTATGGCTATCATTTGTTTCAATCGACCTCTATGGACGGACCATGGAAAGAGCGTACCTTCTCCGGCCCTAATGTAAAGGATGGTACGGACAGACCCGGTGCGCGACACGGCTGCATTGTGAAGGTGAACGAAGCGGTTTATCAGGCTTTGTTGAAAGCATATAAAAAATAA
- a CDS encoding RagB/SusD family nutrient uptake outer membrane protein, protein MKSNKLCRMKKKIFLPMLVSLQLLFGSCENNFDPYIYGALLQGEYPSTEQEYVSYMMICYLPYTTVWTYDMGSGGLQHGIHIQSGGAIRMFDSASDICAPATTVGADWERFTRGDYSNCFYYWRGNVDDGSNLNHFPKTAQITRMTEIIGTLEKAPLTALTEEKKNNLLGEARLCRGLMMYFLLHVYGPVPVILDPEKVIDPEALSNTVRPSLDEMTQWITDDLEFAAKNAPEVAPDMGRYTRDYARFCLMKHCLNEGEHMEGYYQRAMDMYDELNTGKYDLFKTGSTPYVDLFKNANKFNKEIIMAVSCSPTADGNPKHGNANPFLMWALPSDVAKGDPFPMGGGWFQAFSMDKKFYDAFESNDGRLKTIVTSYKDKNGVIINKDNLGVRWNGYIMNKFPQETMTTFQGTDIPLARWADVLLMYAEAEVRKTGTVPSVAAINAVNQVRRRAGLLDLPSVATNTKDAFLDAILIERGHELFYEGNRKIDLIRFNKYAQEMYKAKGVMPTHQYMPIPNYAVEQAVSYGKELKQTWERPGWAEDKSKAQQNIN, encoded by the coding sequence ATGAAATCTAACAAATTATGTCGTATGAAAAAGAAGATTTTTTTACCGATGCTTGTTTCCTTGCAACTATTATTCGGTAGTTGTGAGAATAATTTTGATCCTTATATTTATGGAGCTTTGTTGCAGGGAGAGTATCCTTCTACAGAGCAGGAGTATGTTTCCTATATGATGATTTGCTACTTGCCATACACCACGGTTTGGACGTATGATATGGGTTCGGGCGGTTTGCAACACGGCATTCATATACAGTCCGGAGGAGCAATACGTATGTTTGATTCAGCTTCTGATATATGTGCACCGGCTACCACAGTAGGTGCAGACTGGGAACGCTTTACTAGGGGAGACTACAGTAATTGCTTTTATTACTGGCGTGGAAATGTGGATGATGGCAGTAACCTCAACCATTTCCCGAAAACGGCTCAAATAACCCGTATGACTGAAATCATTGGAACTTTGGAGAAAGCTCCCCTGACTGCTCTTACAGAAGAAAAAAAGAATAACCTGCTCGGAGAAGCACGTCTGTGTCGTGGATTGATGATGTACTTTCTGTTGCATGTTTACGGTCCTGTACCGGTCATCCTAGACCCCGAAAAAGTAATTGATCCGGAAGCGTTGTCGAATACCGTGCGTCCTTCTTTGGATGAAATGACTCAATGGATTACGGATGATCTGGAATTTGCCGCAAAGAATGCTCCCGAGGTAGCTCCGGATATGGGACGTTATACGCGCGATTATGCCCGTTTCTGCCTGATGAAACACTGTCTGAACGAAGGTGAACACATGGAAGGTTATTATCAGAGAGCAATGGATATGTACGATGAACTCAATACAGGTAAATATGATTTGTTTAAAACCGGAAGTACACCATACGTTGACCTGTTTAAGAATGCCAATAAATTCAATAAAGAGATCATTATGGCTGTCAGTTGTAGCCCGACTGCCGATGGTAATCCGAAACATGGAAATGCGAATCCTTTCCTGATGTGGGCTTTACCTTCCGATGTGGCAAAAGGGGATCCTTTCCCAATGGGAGGCGGATGGTTCCAGGCTTTCAGTATGGATAAGAAATTCTATGATGCTTTCGAAAGTAACGACGGTCGTCTGAAAACGATTGTGACTAGTTATAAGGACAAGAATGGTGTTATCATCAATAAAGACAATCTGGGGGTGAGATGGAATGGATATATTATGAATAAATTTCCGCAGGAAACCATGACAACTTTCCAGGGTACTGATATTCCTTTGGCAAGATGGGCTGATGTATTATTGATGTACGCAGAAGCTGAAGTGCGCAAAACAGGAACCGTTCCTTCTGTAGCAGCTATAAATGCAGTTAATCAAGTGAGAAGAAGAGCCGGACTGTTGGATTTACCGAGTGTGGCAACCAATACCAAAGATGCTTTTCTGGATGCGATTCTGATTGAACGGGGACATGAACTCTTTTATGAAGGTAATCGTAAGATTGACTTGATTCGTTTTAATAAATATGCGCAGGAAATGTATAAAGCGAAGGGAGTAATGCCGACGCATCAGTACATGCCGATTCCTAATTATGCAGTCGAACAGGCGGTTTCTTATGGAAAAGAGCTGAAGCAGACTTGGGAACGTCCGGGTTGGGCGGAAGATAAGAGCAAAGCGCAGCAAAATATAAATTAA
- a CDS encoding SusC/RagA family TonB-linked outer membrane protein, which yields MNYRKKAILMVVALFCLNIAMLAQAVSLKMNNVSVKEAMTQLKNKSGYSFVYKVGDLDTRKIVSVKAKQLNEAIDQILYGQEVVYEVKGKNIIVQKGQARQNTSKDTKKRKITGVVNDANGEPIIGATIKEKGTANGTASDLNAKFSLEVSPGAVLEVSYIGYQTQEVKVGDRTSLSVTLAENQQILDEVVVVGYGTTSRKNLTTSIATVKTEKISKAATSNISGMLLGRAAGLQATVASPQPGGGINISIRGGGTPIYVVDGVVMPSGSFEVGTGSTSLPSSVNRAGLAGLNPNDIESIEILKDASAAIYGIGAADGVILVTTKKGKEGKPSIVYEGSYSIQKHYPYLDVLNGPELMNMVNVFSKENYLYDKGQYPYGNAAYDDKWTPIFTPTQIANAPTTDWLDKVLKTGAVTNHNLTISGGSEKFKYYLGVNYYKEDATVHNSDMERYSLRTNITSQLTNFLKLTTIVNLNQNNYTNSTIGGDVGNLGDQGAGALFGAIFYPSYLPVYDAEGKYNVFSRTPNPVSMHEINDKSEQSGYYMNFSLDVDIIKNMLSAKVLYGLNKENTSRDSYIPSDIYYALQRKSRGNLGYGKRQQSTLEGTLTFQHKFGELLDMNLMAGMGRYLDSGDGSDISYENANDHIQGSSVGMADGPFYPTSYKYKNEKRSQFVRGNFDLLGRYVVSASLRRDGTDKFFPSKKYALFPSVSLAWKMNEESFIKNISWINMLKLRASYGETGSDNLGTTLYGIVTTTREDVKFNNNSVTYIPYILSGANYEDVTWQKTVMKNIGLDFSILRDRIWGSVDVFRNDVTHLLGTAPTELLGMHGTRPINGGHYKRTGVDVSLNSQNLQTHDFKWTSQITMSHYNAVWIERMPNYDYQKYQKRKNEPMNAFYYYKTTGIINVDKSNMPESQRSLGPAACMPGYPIVKDKNGDGIIDVNDSYMDNTLPKLYFGFGNTFTWKNFDLDIFMYGQLGVKKWNDAYGNSIDVGGLSRGVDAHNVGIYSYNIWNTQTNTNGHFPGIAISKSVALPENLGFDYTRENASYIRVRNITLGYNLGPKELSVFKGYIRGIRVFVDFQNPLTFTKYKGYDPEINTSSSNLTGGQYPQMRVYSIGAKLTF from the coding sequence ATGAATTACAGGAAGAAGGCCATATTAATGGTCGTGGCTCTCTTTTGCCTTAACATAGCAATGCTAGCCCAGGCCGTTTCATTGAAAATGAATAATGTTTCAGTGAAAGAAGCAATGACGCAATTGAAGAATAAAAGCGGATATTCTTTCGTATATAAAGTGGGAGACCTAGATACCAGGAAGATTGTAAGTGTAAAGGCAAAACAGTTGAATGAGGCTATTGATCAGATATTGTACGGGCAAGAGGTTGTTTATGAGGTAAAGGGTAAGAATATTATTGTCCAAAAAGGGCAAGCGCGGCAGAACACCTCTAAAGACACTAAAAAGCGTAAAATTACAGGTGTGGTGAATGATGCCAACGGTGAACCGATTATCGGTGCTACCATTAAGGAAAAAGGAACAGCTAACGGAACTGCATCTGATTTGAATGCGAAGTTCTCGTTGGAAGTATCACCGGGAGCTGTATTGGAAGTCTCTTATATTGGTTATCAGACACAGGAAGTAAAAGTGGGAGACCGGACCTCTTTATCCGTGACCTTGGCTGAAAATCAGCAAATATTAGATGAGGTGGTAGTGGTGGGCTATGGTACGACCTCCCGCAAAAACCTGACAACTTCCATTGCTACGGTAAAAACAGAAAAAATATCGAAAGCAGCTACCAGTAATATTTCCGGGATGTTGTTGGGGCGTGCTGCCGGTTTGCAGGCAACCGTCGCCAGCCCCCAGCCGGGAGGAGGCATCAATATCTCCATTCGTGGAGGTGGTACACCGATTTATGTGGTAGATGGAGTGGTTATGCCTAGCGGCTCTTTTGAAGTCGGCACGGGAAGCACATCACTTCCTTCCTCCGTCAACCGTGCAGGATTGGCGGGATTAAATCCTAATGATATTGAATCTATTGAAATCCTGAAAGATGCTTCTGCCGCCATTTATGGTATAGGAGCTGCCGATGGTGTTATTTTGGTGACTACCAAAAAGGGAAAAGAAGGAAAACCGAGCATAGTGTATGAAGGAAGCTATTCCATACAGAAACATTATCCTTATCTGGATGTGTTGAACGGGCCCGAATTGATGAACATGGTCAATGTTTTCAGTAAAGAGAATTATTTGTATGACAAGGGTCAGTATCCTTATGGAAATGCTGCCTATGATGATAAGTGGACGCCTATTTTTACACCGACGCAAATAGCCAATGCTCCGACTACGGACTGGTTGGACAAAGTGTTGAAAACAGGTGCGGTGACCAATCATAACCTGACGATCAGCGGTGGCTCTGAGAAGTTTAAATATTATCTGGGTGTTAATTACTATAAAGAAGATGCTACCGTTCATAATTCGGATATGGAGCGATACTCTTTGCGTACAAATATCACCTCACAGCTGACTAACTTTTTGAAACTGACAACGATCGTCAACTTGAATCAGAATAATTACACGAACTCTACTATTGGCGGGGACGTTGGGAACTTAGGAGATCAGGGAGCCGGAGCACTTTTCGGAGCAATTTTCTATCCTTCCTATCTTCCTGTATACGATGCCGAAGGGAAATATAATGTATTTAGCCGGACGCCTAACCCTGTTTCCATGCATGAAATTAATGATAAGTCCGAGCAAAGTGGTTACTACATGAATTTCTCATTGGATGTTGATATCATAAAGAACATGCTTTCGGCAAAAGTGTTGTATGGATTGAATAAGGAAAATACCTCTCGTGATTCATACATACCTTCTGATATTTACTACGCATTGCAACGTAAATCCAGAGGAAACTTAGGATATGGAAAAAGACAACAAAGCACTCTCGAAGGTACGTTGACATTTCAACATAAATTTGGAGAGCTGTTGGATATGAATCTGATGGCCGGTATGGGACGTTATCTTGATAGTGGCGATGGTTCGGATATATCATACGAAAATGCGAATGATCATATACAGGGAAGCAGTGTAGGCATGGCAGACGGTCCTTTCTATCCGACTTCTTATAAATATAAAAATGAAAAGAGGTCACAGTTTGTCAGAGGAAATTTCGACTTATTGGGTCGCTATGTCGTATCTGCTTCATTGCGCCGTGACGGTACGGATAAATTCTTTCCCAGTAAGAAATATGCTCTCTTCCCATCTGTTTCTCTAGCATGGAAAATGAACGAAGAATCATTTATAAAGAATATCTCTTGGATTAATATGTTGAAACTAAGAGCCAGTTATGGTGAAACTGGTAGTGACAACTTAGGTACAACACTATATGGTATTGTAACAACTACCCGTGAAGATGTTAAGTTCAATAATAATTCAGTTACCTATATTCCTTACATATTGTCCGGTGCCAACTATGAAGATGTAACCTGGCAAAAGACGGTTATGAAAAATATCGGATTGGATTTTTCCATTCTTAGAGATAGAATCTGGGGTAGTGTAGATGTATTCCGTAATGACGTAACCCATTTGCTGGGTACAGCACCTACAGAATTATTGGGAATGCACGGAACACGTCCTATTAATGGAGGACATTATAAACGTACTGGAGTAGATGTGAGTTTGAATTCGCAGAATCTTCAGACACATGATTTCAAATGGACCTCTCAAATTACAATGTCCCATTATAACGCGGTATGGATAGAACGTATGCCCAACTATGATTATCAAAAATATCAGAAAAGGAAAAATGAACCGATGAATGCATTCTATTATTATAAAACGACCGGTATCATCAATGTGGATAAGAGTAATATGCCCGAATCGCAACGTTCGTTAGGTCCTGCTGCTTGTATGCCGGGATATCCTATTGTCAAAGATAAAAATGGGGATGGAATCATTGATGTGAATGACTCTTATATGGATAATACGTTACCTAAATTATATTTTGGTTTCGGGAATACATTTACATGGAAGAACTTTGATTTGGATATATTTATGTATGGTCAATTGGGGGTAAAGAAATGGAATGATGCATATGGCAATAGTATAGATGTCGGAGGTCTCTCCAGAGGAGTGGATGCGCACAATGTTGGTATCTATTCTTATAACATTTGGAATACCCAGACAAACACGAACGGACACTTCCCGGGTATCGCAATCAGTAAGTCAGTGGCTTTACCCGAAAATCTGGGCTTTGATTATACAAGAGAAAATGCCTCTTATATACGTGTAAGAAACATCACGCTGGGATATAACTTAGGTCCCAAAGAATTGTCCGTATTTAAAGGATATATTAGAGGAATACGTGTGTTTGTCGATTTTCAGAATCCTTTGACCTTTACCAAATACAAAGGATATGACCCTGAAATCAACACTTCCTCTTCTAATTTGACCGGAGGGCAATATCCTCAAATGAGAGTTTATTCAATAGGTGCAAAATTAACCTTCTAA
- a CDS encoding FecR family protein, with the protein MEEEKKHIDELISTYLTEGLDKNALAELKAWIAASPDNEDYFIQQREVWFSAVSREAASKYNKDKAFDTFKNRIGSREQVEKAPRQEFRLSVLWRYAAIIAVILAVGCFSYWQGGVNVKDTFADISVEAPLGSRTKLYLPDGTLVWLNAGSRITYSQGFGVDNRKVELEGEGYFEVRRNEKLPFFVKTKDVQLQVLGTKFNFRDYPEDHEVVVSLLEGKVELNNLLKKEKGAFLAPDERAILNKANGLMTVETVTASNASQWTDGYLFFDEELLPDIVKELERSYNVTIHIANDSLNTFRFYGNFVRREQSIQEVLDALASTEKIQYKIEERNITIY; encoded by the coding sequence ATGGAAGAAGAAAAGAAACATATTGATGAATTGATTTCAACCTATCTGACTGAAGGTTTGGACAAAAATGCTTTAGCCGAGCTGAAAGCATGGATAGCTGCATCACCTGACAATGAGGATTATTTTATTCAGCAACGGGAAGTCTGGTTCTCTGCCGTGAGCCGTGAAGCTGCGTCGAAATACAATAAAGACAAGGCATTCGATACATTTAAGAATCGTATCGGGAGCCGGGAGCAAGTGGAGAAAGCTCCTCGTCAGGAATTCCGTTTGTCGGTGTTGTGGCGTTATGCTGCGATTATCGCAGTCATACTTGCAGTAGGATGCTTCTCATATTGGCAGGGGGGAGTGAATGTAAAAGACACTTTTGCAGATATATCCGTAGAGGCTCCTTTAGGATCAAGAACGAAACTTTATTTGCCTGACGGTACATTGGTTTGGCTGAATGCCGGTTCACGAATAACCTACTCACAAGGCTTCGGAGTAGATAACCGTAAAGTAGAATTAGAAGGCGAAGGATATTTTGAAGTCCGGCGGAATGAAAAACTCCCTTTCTTTGTAAAGACTAAAGATGTGCAATTGCAGGTATTGGGAACCAAATTTAATTTTCGCGATTATCCGGAAGATCATGAAGTCGTAGTATCCTTGTTGGAAGGGAAAGTAGAATTAAATAATTTACTAAAAAAAGAGAAAGGAGCCTTCCTTGCACCCGACGAGAGAGCGATATTGAACAAAGCGAACGGACTGATGACAGTAGAAACTGTCACAGCCTCCAATGCCTCCCAATGGACGGACGGTTATCTGTTTTTTGATGAAGAACTTTTGCCGGACATCGTGAAAGAATTGGAACGTAGCTACAATGTAACTATTCACATCGCCAATGATTCTTTAAATACCTTCCGGTTCTACGGAAACTTCGTCCGTCGGGAGCAAAGTATTCAGGAAGTGTTGGATGCGTTGGCATCTACAGAGAAAATACAATATAAAATTGAAGAGCGCAATATAACTATCTATTAA
- a CDS encoding RNA polymerase sigma-70 factor: MEHTETLIVEQLKTGNEDAYQYIYDRHYALLCHVANGYVKDQFLAETIVGDTIFHLWEIRETLEISVSIRSYLLRAVRNRCINYLNSEWEKREIAFSSLMPDEITDNKMTISDSHPLGTLLERELEEEIYKAIDKLPSECRRVFDKSRFEGKSYEEISQELGISVNTVKYHIKNALASLQTNLSKYLITLLLFFFG, translated from the coding sequence ATGGAGCATACTGAAACTTTAATAGTAGAGCAGTTGAAGACAGGCAATGAAGATGCCTATCAATACATCTATGACCGTCACTATGCTTTGCTGTGTCATGTTGCGAATGGCTATGTAAAAGATCAATTCCTGGCGGAAACCATTGTCGGAGATACTATTTTTCATTTATGGGAGATTCGTGAAACGCTGGAGATTTCCGTTTCCATCCGTAGCTATTTGTTGAGAGCCGTCCGTAATCGTTGTATCAACTATCTTAATTCAGAATGGGAAAAGCGCGAGATCGCGTTTTCATCTCTAATGCCTGATGAGATAACAGACAATAAAATGACGATATCCGATTCGCATCCGTTGGGGACATTGCTGGAGCGTGAACTGGAAGAAGAAATATATAAAGCCATTGATAAATTGCCGAGCGAATGTCGTCGTGTATTCGATAAAAGTCGTTTTGAAGGAAAATCATACGAAGAGATTTCTCAAGAGTTGGGCATCTCTGTCAATACGGTTAAATATCATATAAAGAATGCATTAGCATCTTTACAAACGAATTTAAGTAAATATCTGATTACTCTACTTTTATTTTTTTTCGGATAA